From a single Arachis hypogaea cultivar Tifrunner chromosome 3, arahy.Tifrunner.gnm2.J5K5, whole genome shotgun sequence genomic region:
- the LOC114927479 gene encoding uncharacterized protein, whose product MTTNISECVNSVLKGTRNLPVTSLVKSTYGRLAQLFVVRGQTAEAQLGSGHEFCQALVKHFDRNLRDSRCFTVTLYDRHQSEYTVAETTPTGTFSLGSYRVSLKDHRCDCGHFQALHYPCCHAIACCAYSRLNWASYVHEVYRMSEVFNVYKQGFLPPIPEGLWPPYAGPTIIPDPNLRRAKEGRPKATRIRGSMDQSQENQPKRCGLCRQPGHTRRNCHQRTQSGGGDA is encoded by the coding sequence ATGACCACAAACATCAGTGAATGTGTGAACTCCGTGCTAAAGGGAACTCGCAACCTGCCGGTCACATCGTTGGTTAAGTCAACCTACGGGAGGCTTGCTCAGCTATTTGTGGTCCGGGGACAGACAGCAGAGGCACAACTTGGATCCGGCCATGAATTCTGTCAGGCATTGGTCAAGCACTTTGATCGGAACCTAAGAGACTCTAGGTGCTTCACTGTGACATTATACGACAGGCATCAGTCCGAGTACACCGTGGCTGAGACAACACCAACGGGGACGTTCTCTCTTGGTAGCTATAGAGTTTCCCTTAAAGATCACCGATGCGACTGTGGCCACTTCCAGGCGCTGCATTATCCATGTTGCCACGCCATTGCCTGTTGCGCCTACTCCCGGCTAAACTGGGCGTCATATGTTCACGAAGTGTATCGTATGAGTGAGGTGTTCAACGTTTACAAGCAGGGGTTTCTCCCACCTATACCTGAAGGCCTATGGCCTCCATATGCTGGCCCAACCATCATTCCTGACCCTAATCTGCGGCGTGCAAAGGAAGGTCGTCCAAAGGCAACCAGGATCCGTGGAAGCATGGATCAGTCTCAAGAGAATCAGCCGAAGCGTTGTGGGCTATGCCGTCAGCCTGGGCATACGCGAAGGAACTGTCACCAGCGAACACAAAGTGGTGGAGGGGATGCGTAG
- the LOC140183550 gene encoding protein MAIN-LIKE 1-like, producing the protein MEDEDRLYRLNGIAHVAGYIDEEDVAYQLGLPIDGAPVSGCLTEFENLMEHGRPAWVWFRELFGELPPQSKVKQMTVCYTWFHERFRVLPADATDETVRVYARAYILMLLSSQLFADKNANRVHLRWLPYLASLDDLGRYSWGSAALAWLYRCLCRGTNRNVVNLAGPL; encoded by the exons ATGGAGGATGAGGATCGATTGTACCGACTAAATGGCATCGCTCACGTGGCAGGATATATCGACGAAGAG GATGTTGCGTATCAGCTGGGTTTGCCGATTGATGGTGCACCCGTTAGTGGGTGCTTGACTGAGTTTGAGAATCTGATGGAACACGGTAGACCAGCATGGGTGTGGTTCCGGGAGTTGTTCGGGGAGTTACCTCCACAGAGTAAAGTGAAGCAGATGACAGTGTGCTACACATGGTTCCACGAGAGGTTCCGAGTTCTCCCTGCAGATGCTACTGATGAGACCGTGCGTGTATACGCACGCGCTTATATCCTGATGCTGTTGTCTTCTCAGCTGTTTGCGGACAAGAATGCAAACAGGGTACACCTTCGCTGGTTGCCTTATTTGGCATCATTGGACGACTTGGGCAGATATAGCTGGGGCTCCGCTGCACTAGCCTGGTTGTATAGGTGTCTTTGTCGTGGTACAAACAGAAATGTCGTTAACTTGGCTGGGCCGCTATAG
- the LOC112791000 gene encoding APO protein 2, chloroplastic has product MNMTIGTLSLPTRIAFPTPADVFMLKPNLLLHLSSLDYYQYGSGKIRLPVETRIQAKKSFRCKLKVRDEVPQNADFPRQYARKEKKPFPTPIVELRRAARERLKMMKGQPRKPLSAPKNGLLLKSLIPTAYNVYNARITLINNLKKLLKVVPVHACGWCSEIHVGPVGHPFKSCKGAQANLRKGLHEWMKAHVEDMIIPIEAYHLEDRLGKRIPHEERFSIPRIPAVVELCIQAGVEIPEFPTKRRRKPIIRIGRKEYIDADESELPNETPAEPLRPLLAEIADSEVVAPSSNKEIVALAEETLQAWERMRKGAKRLMRMYPVRVCGYCPEIHVGPQGHKAQNCGAHKHQQRNGQHGWQSAILDDLIPPRFVWHVPDVNGPPLERELKDFYGQAPAVVELCIQAGADLPEQYKSTMRLDVGIPSTMKEAEMVV; this is encoded by the exons ATGAATATGACTATTGGGACTCTGTCCCTTCCTACTAGAATTGCTTTCCCCACTCCGGCAGATGTTTTTATGTTGAAACCCAACCTATTATTGCATCTTAGTTCCCTTGATTATTATCAG TATGGTAGCGGTAAGATTAGACTTCCCGTGGAGACTAGAATTCAAGCGAAGAAAAGTTTTCGATGTAAATTGAAAGTCAGGGATGAAGTGCCACAAAATGCTGATTTTCCCCGACAATatgcaagaaaagaaaagaaaccttTTCCGACGCCCATTGTTGAGTTGCGACGAGCAGCTAGGGAAAGGCTAAAGATGATGAAAGGTCAACCAAGGAAACCACTCTCGGCCCCAAAGAATGGGTTGCTTCTGAAGAGCCTTATACCAACTGCTTACAATGTGTATAATGCAAGGATCACTTTAATTAACAATCTGAAGAAGTTGCTCAAAGTAGTGCCGGTGCATGCTTGCGG GTGGTGCAGCGAAATCCATGTAGGACCTGTTGGACATCCATTTAAATCGTGTAAAGGTGCACAAGCCAATCTTCGCAAGGGACTCCACGAATGGATGAAGGCACATGTTGAAGACATGATAATACCAATTGAAGCCTATCACCTCGAAGATCGACTAGGAAAGAGGATTCCTCATGAAGAGAGATTCTCTATCCCTCGAATACCAGCAGTGGTTGAGCTTTGTATTCAAGCTGGTGTTGAAATTCCAGAATTTCCcaccaaaagaagaagaaagcccATAATTCGGATTGGGAGAAAGGAATATATTGATGCTGATGAAAGTGAACTGCCAAATGAAACCCCAGCAGAACCATTGAGACCACTACTAGCTGAAATAGCTGATTCAGAGGTAGTAGCTCCATCGAGCAACAAAGAAATCGTTGCCCTTGCCGAGGAAACTCTCCAGGCATGGGAACGAATGAGGAAAGGTGCTAAGAGATTAATGAGGATGTATCCTGTGAGGGTCTGTGGATATTGCCCGGAAATCCATGTTGGTCCCCAGGGGCACAAGGCTCAAAATTGTGGAGCACACAAACACCAACAACGCAATGGGCAGCATGGTTGGCAGTCTGCAATTCTTGATGACTTGATCCCACCAAGATTTGTTTGGCATGTTCCTGATGTAAATGGGCCACCCTTGGAACGAGAGCTAAAAGATTTTTATGGGCAAGCTCCTGCTGTTGTGGAACTATGCATCCAGGCCGGTGCTGATTTACCGGAACAATATAAATCAACCATGCGACTCGATGTTGGGATCCCATCAACTATGAAAGAAGCTGAGATGGTAGTTTGA
- the LOC112779874 gene encoding protein FAR1-RELATED SEQUENCE 5-like, producing the protein MASPSPSMERRSEIVFEVHPPILRVLLNYRVVAIWHRVAGDEDTTGGEVDHGVGSVEGEGFARLESDEYDLQEDETENDHPVEGKRYAGMESDENDFQEDDTEHDRHAEADVDNGDAVELEDGLDGAGGMSENYAKDEFYAVDSGESIGWIDFLNLSAEDVLRCNFADVDIAFEFYQQYAKHHGFGARRSRSEKRGEVRIRQEFVCHRQGFRSPKFYSMPNWKKRPRAETRCGCPARMLLRMDDESGRWHVAFFSDAHNHHVLELRFSSMLPGHRRMSEADIEQMNDMRKGGIGVSRIHDFMASLAGGYHNVPYTTRDMHNVNAKQRREGGLDAEPCLRYLRECKANDPALYYKEVVDGEGVLQHLFWCDGTSQIDYQVFGDVVAFDATYKKNVYLSPLVVFSGVNHHNQTVVFAAALVADEKEETYVWLLQQLQTSTKGKAPVSIITDGDRQMKSAIEQVFPEAHHRLCAWHLLRNATSNIGKPKFTRIFRDCMLGDYEVRTFQRKWFEMVEKFGVADKRWV; encoded by the exons ATGGCTTCGCCGTCTCCATCAATGGAAAGAAG GTCTGAAATTGTCTTTGAAGTACATCCCCCAATTTTGCGTGTTTTGCTAAATTACCGCGTTGTTGCTATTTGGCACAGGGTTGCCGGGGATGAAGATACCACTGGGGGCGAAGTAGACCATGGAGTTGGATCGGTTGAGGGCGAAGGCTTTGCAAGGTTGGAGTCGGACGAGTATGATTTACAGGAAGATGAAACAGAAAACGACCATCCGGTTGAGGGCAAACGCTATGCAGGGATGGAGTCGGACGAGAACGACTTTCAGGAAGACGATACAGAACACGACCGTCATGCAGAGGCCGATGTTGACAATGGGGATGCGGTTGAATTGGAAGACGGTTTGGACGGCGCCGGAGGAATGTCTGAGAATTATGCGAAAGACGAGTTTTACGCCGTTGATTCTGGCGAGTCCATAGGTTGGATTGATTTTTTGAACTTGAGCGCGGAGGATGTTCTCCGGTGTAATTTCGCAGATGTTGACATTGCATTTGAGTTCTATCAGCAATATGCAAAGCACCATGGATTCGGCGCGAGACGTTCCAGAAGCGAAAAACGTGGCGAAGTAAGGATACGGCAGGAGTTCGTGTGCCACCGACAAGGGTTCCGATCCCCGAAGTTCTACTCGATGCCTAACTGGAAAAAGAGGCCAAGGGCCGAGACACGGTGTGGATGCCCTGCAAGGATGTTACTCCGCATGGACGATGAATCAGGACGTTGGCACGTTGCGTTCTTTTCAGACGCGCATAACCACCACGTTCTTGAGTTGCGATTTTCTTCCATGCTCCCGGGCCATCGGAGGATGAGCGAAGCGGACATCGAGCAGATGAACGACATGCGCAAAGGGGGCATTGGCGTCTCCCGAATCCACGATTTTATGGCGAGCCTGGCCGGCGGGTATCATAATGTCCCGTACACAACAAGGGACATGCACAATGTAAACGCGAAGCAACGAAGGGAGGGTGGCCTAGATGCGGAACCGTGCTTGAGGTATCTCCGAGAGTGCAAGGCAAATGATCCAGCACTGTACTACAAGGAAGTCGTTGACGGTGAGGGCGTGTTACAACACTTGTTTTGGTGTGACGGCACCAGCCAAATTGATTACCAGGTGTTTGGAGACGTGGTTGCGTTTGATGCAACGTACAAGAAAAACGTTTACCTTTCACCTCTCGTAGTATTCTCCGGTGTGAATCACCACAACCAAACGGTTGTCTTTGCCGCTGCACTGGTGGCAGACGAGAAAGAAGAGACCTATGTATGGCTGCTTCAGCAGTTGCAAACTTCAACGAAAGGGAAGGCTCCCGTGTCCATAATAACCGACGGTGACAGGCAAATGAAGTCTGCGATCGAGCAAGTTTTTCCGGAGGCTCACCATCGACTCTGCGCTTGGCATCTACTCCGAAACGCCACGAGCAACATTGGAAAGCCCAAATTCACCAGGATATTTAGGGATTGCATGCTCGGCGACTACGAGGTCCGAACATTTCAGAGAAAGTGGTTTGAGATGGTTGAGAAATTTGGAGTGGCCGATAAAAGATGGGTATAG